Proteins co-encoded in one Dasypus novemcinctus isolate mDasNov1 chromosome 6, mDasNov1.1.hap2, whole genome shotgun sequence genomic window:
- the HNRNPH3 gene encoding heterogeneous nuclear ribonucleoprotein H3 isoform X1, with protein sequence MDWVMKHNGPNDASDGTVRLRGLPFGCSKEEIVQFFQGLEIVPNGITLTMDYQGRSTGEAFVQFASKEIAENALGKHKERIGHRYIEIFRSSRSEIKGFYDPPRRLLGQRPGPYDRPIGGRGGYYGAGRGSMYDRMRRGGDGYDGGYGGFDDYGGYNNYGYGNDGFDDRMRDGRGMGGHGYGGAGDASSGFHGGHFVHMRGLPFRATENDIANFFSPLNPIRVHIDIGADGRATGEADVEFVTHEDAVAAMSKDKNNMQHRYIELFLNSTPGGGSGMGGSGMGGYGRDGMDNQGGYGSVGRMGMGNNYSGGYGTPDGLGGYGRGGGGSGGYYGQGGMSGGGWRGMY encoded by the exons ATGGATTGGGTTATGAAACATAATGGTCCAAATGACGCTAGTGATGGGACAGTACGACTTCGTGGACTGCCATTTGGTTGCAGCAAAGAGGAAATAGTTCAGTTCTTTCAAG GGTTGGAAATCGTGCCAAATGGGATAACATTGACGATGGACTACCAGGGGAGAAGCACAGGGGAGGCCTTCGTGCAGTTTGCTTCAAAGGAGATAGCAGAAAATGCTCTGGGGAAACACAAGGAAAGAATAGGGCACAG gtATATTGAGATCTTCAGAAGTAGCAGGAGTGAAATCAAAGGATTTTATGATCCACCAAGAAGATTGCTGGGACAGCGACCGGGACCATATGATAGACCAATAGGAGGAAGAGGGGGTTATTATGGAGCTGGGCGTGGAAGTATGTATGACAGAATGCGACGAGGAGGTGATGGATATGATGGTG GTTatggaggttttgatgactacGGCGGCTATAATAATTATGGCTATGGAAATGATGGCTTTGATGACAGAATGAGAGATGGAAGag GTATGGGAGGACATGGCTATGGTGGAGCTGGTGATGCCAGTTCAGGTTTTCATGGTGGTCATTTTGTACATATGAGAGGGTTGCCTTTTCGTGCAACTGAAAATGATATTGCTAAT tttttctcaCCTCTAAACCCAATACGAGTTCATATTGATATTGGAGCTGATGGTAGAGCAACAGGAGAAGCAGATGTAGAGTTTGTGACACATGAAGATGCAGTAGCTGCCATGTctaaagataaaaataacatgC aacATCGATACATTGAACTCTTCTTGAACTCTACTCCTGGAGGTGGCTCTGGAATGGGAGGTTCTGGAATGGGAGGCTACGGCAGAGATGGAATGg aTAATCAGGGAGGTTATGGATCTGTCGGAAGAATGGGAATGGGGAACAATTACAGTGGAGGATATGGTACTCCTGATGGCTTGGGTGGTTATG gccGTGGTGGTGGAGGCAGTGGAGGATACTATGGGCAAGGTGGCATGAGTGGAGGTGGATGGCGTGGGATGTACTGA
- the HNRNPH3 gene encoding heterogeneous nuclear ribonucleoprotein H3 isoform X2 — translation MDWVMKHNGPNDASDGTVRLRGLPFGCSKEEIVQFFQGLEIVPNGITLTMDYQGRSTGEAFVQFASKEIAENALGKHKERIGHRYIEIFRSSRSEIKGFYDPPRRLLGQRPGPYDRPIGGRGGYYGAGRGSYGGFDDYGGYNNYGYGNDGFDDRMRDGRGMGGHGYGGAGDASSGFHGGHFVHMRGLPFRATENDIANFFSPLNPIRVHIDIGADGRATGEADVEFVTHEDAVAAMSKDKNNMQHRYIELFLNSTPGGGSGMGGSGMGGYGRDGMDNQGGYGSVGRMGMGNNYSGGYGTPDGLGGYGRGGGGSGGYYGQGGMSGGGWRGMY, via the exons ATGGATTGGGTTATGAAACATAATGGTCCAAATGACGCTAGTGATGGGACAGTACGACTTCGTGGACTGCCATTTGGTTGCAGCAAAGAGGAAATAGTTCAGTTCTTTCAAG GGTTGGAAATCGTGCCAAATGGGATAACATTGACGATGGACTACCAGGGGAGAAGCACAGGGGAGGCCTTCGTGCAGTTTGCTTCAAAGGAGATAGCAGAAAATGCTCTGGGGAAACACAAGGAAAGAATAGGGCACAG gtATATTGAGATCTTCAGAAGTAGCAGGAGTGAAATCAAAGGATTTTATGATCCACCAAGAAGATTGCTGGGACAGCGACCGGGACCATATGATAGACCAATAGGAGGAAGAGGGGGTTATTATGGAGCTGGGCGTGGAA GTTatggaggttttgatgactacGGCGGCTATAATAATTATGGCTATGGAAATGATGGCTTTGATGACAGAATGAGAGATGGAAGag GTATGGGAGGACATGGCTATGGTGGAGCTGGTGATGCCAGTTCAGGTTTTCATGGTGGTCATTTTGTACATATGAGAGGGTTGCCTTTTCGTGCAACTGAAAATGATATTGCTAAT tttttctcaCCTCTAAACCCAATACGAGTTCATATTGATATTGGAGCTGATGGTAGAGCAACAGGAGAAGCAGATGTAGAGTTTGTGACACATGAAGATGCAGTAGCTGCCATGTctaaagataaaaataacatgC aacATCGATACATTGAACTCTTCTTGAACTCTACTCCTGGAGGTGGCTCTGGAATGGGAGGTTCTGGAATGGGAGGCTACGGCAGAGATGGAATGg aTAATCAGGGAGGTTATGGATCTGTCGGAAGAATGGGAATGGGGAACAATTACAGTGGAGGATATGGTACTCCTGATGGCTTGGGTGGTTATG gccGTGGTGGTGGAGGCAGTGGAGGATACTATGGGCAAGGTGGCATGAGTGGAGGTGGATGGCGTGGGATGTACTGA